TGCATAGTCGGCAGCAGCCTGATCGTTGTCATAATCCGATTTTTCAAAAAGATTCCTGTAAACGGATGCCCTATGGAAAGTGATTTCGGGTAGAGCGGAAGCCGGGGGAGCAGGATTTGCTGCAGAAAGCTTGTCGTAGATATCGAGCGCCTTGTCATATTGTTTAAGGTGAAGAGCATAGATGGCTGCTGTTCGGTGAAGCCTTTTCCATTGAGGAAGACTCTCGGCCGGCACTTCCATCAACTCGGTAAGCGCCTGCATTGCAGCATCGGGATCGGTAATTTTGAATACCTTCAGATACCTGATATGTTTTTCGGCTTCATCGATAAGGTCTTTTTCGGCTCCCGATTCCAGGAGGTATTCGTAATGACGAATTGCTGCCTTGTAATCTTTCAGTTCTGCATGACACCGGGCCAGGGAAAAGGTCGCTCGATGGCTGTAATGACTCGATGGATAGAGTTTGAGGAGATTTTCGAACTCCCGCAGCGCTGCGCCATACCGCTGATATTTTTCTTCATAGGTTTTGGCGATCCGATAAAGGACTTTATCCTTATTCGGAGCACCCGGCGCCTGAAGGTATTTGCGGTAGGCCATGATCGCACTGGGATACAGTTCCCGGCCGTAATAGAGATCTCCGGCTTTGAGCCATGCCATCGTTCCATATTCACCCGCCGAATCGATAATTGCAAGATTCTGCAGAGTGGCAATGGCCTGAGTGATATCATTTCGTCCGGCCTGGCACTCAGCAATCCGATAGTTGATTGTTACTTTGAGCGAATGAGAAGGAGCGGCCAGAAGAATTTTCCGATAGAGTTCCTCAGCCGTGGTATATTCTTTGGCTTTTCGAGAATTTTCGGCCCATGAAAGAAGGAATCCTGTTGAGAGATCAATGTTTTTCTTTTCATAGAAAGACGCAAGCCTCTTGTAAACCGGAAGACTTGCTTTGTACGCTTTCCGGTTATTGAGAAAGGTAAGATAAACCTTATAGGCTTCTTCAAATTCGGGAAAAAAACCCTCATGTTTTTCGTACATTTCGGCGAAATATCCGGCTGCTTTATCATTTTTTTGCATATTCCGGGCTAGGATCGCTTTATAGTAGCTAAGTCGGGCTGGAAAGGTTTTGTCGGGCGAAGTGCGTTTTTCCGCTTTTGACAAGACCTTTTTTGCCCTGGAATACTCTTTATTTTCGATAAGCAGGCCGGCCAGGGAGAGCGCAACATTGCCGGAGATTTTATTTCTTGGGAAACGACGGAAATAGACATCGTAAAGCTCAATTGCCCGGTCGGTATTTTTATCTTTTTCAGCACAACGGGCAGCTTCATACAACGCCTCCTGTGCCTTGGCACTTCCCACAAATCGACTCCAGACGCCATAAAACCAGTCGGATGCCTGTTTATAATCTCCCGTAGCTTTGCGGGTAACGCCGGCTAAAAACATGGCTTCCATGATTTTGTCGTTACGGGGAAACAATTCGATGAACTTTTCAAAGGAGGTGGCAGCCTGGGAGGCATTATCCATTTTGTACTGGCAGTAGGCGATCTTGAAATAGGCTCCAGGATCATTCTCGGGCGCCCGTTTTTTAATATCGAGATATTTCTGATACTGTTCAAGAGCGGCGTTGTAAAAACTGTCTCGATAAAAACGTTCGGCAAGATTGAATACCGATTCACTTTCGTTTGCGGATAAGATTGGTTTACTGAGAAATACAAAGATGAATAACGTAAGTATACTTCGTTTAAATGAGATACATCGAGAGAAAAAATGAGGATATGCCACACTGCACCTTCCTGAAAAAGAAACTATTACATCTGTAGTAATAAATAATAAATACTTAAAAGCGTGCAATTACAGCAAATTACGCATAATCAAATATAGTTATTACTAAATAGTTAGGTAAAGCCGATATTACTGATTGGAATCATGCGTGGTGTGCTGCGGCAAATCGTTAATCGGAATATCGCTTTCCTGTGGTGGTTCTTCTTCGCCTCGGAGTAAAAAATAGAGAAGTGCACCAACACCGGCGCCACCCACGGAGGCAAGAGTGATAGGCACTATGCGATTTTTCTTCTCCTTAACAGCATACTCTTCAACTTTGGTGGGATCTTTTGTCCACTTATATGAAAATGTGACAACGCCGTACTGGTCATGAACCGTTATATCAGGAACCGCATCAAGCGAAAAGGTTACGACAATCAGATCGTGCCATTCGGGTTGCAGACCTTTGATTTCTTCATTAACATTTATTTTTTTCTTTTCAATTTCAAAGCCGGTGATCGGAGACATTGACTGTGAAGGTATAGGAGAAGAACCGATTTCAGTATCATTGAATTCGAATATGAGCTTTTTCTCTTTCATGTTTATGTCATAAAAGTAACTGGTGGGTTTGTCTCTGAAAATGAAGTAGCAGGTAACCACCACTTCATCAGGATAATCACCGGGCTCTTCCTGAAGCTGAATGCCTTCAAGTACGGCATTCTGAATAACACTTTCCTGAGCCCTAAGGGAGAATATGCAAAGAAATAGAGAGCTTAAGCATACTACCAACAGAAAACTTTTTTTCATAAATTCCTGCAATTCCTTCTAATTATCATTATAAATCAAGGCAGATGTTTCGTCAAGACGTTTAAATTGCCGAAATTCTCCAAAATTCCCATCATAAAAATAAATGTTCCGGATGCTTGTATTTTTGGTCTCTGATTATTTTGCTATACCGTTTAAATAAATATACTTTTTTGATAAAATATTATTCCAGAATTACAGTAGCGATACAGAGATTGCGATCGTGACTTATTGATAAATGGACTCGATCAATTTCCGAATTTTTCATTGTTTCATTAAGTTTGTCGTTGCATATCCTTATAAAAGGTGCACGGAAATCTTCAGCCCTGATTTCCACGCTTTTCCAGGTCGAAAGCTTTTGACATGATTCCGGAAGAGCCTTATAAAAAGCCTCTTTGGCAGCCCACCGTCCGGCATAATGAAGGGGGGGATCGGCCCTGGTACTGCAATATCTGATCTCTTCTGTTGTGAAAGCTTTCGTGATAAAATGATCTCCGTATTTTTCGAGCATCCCGGCAATACGGTTGCTGTCTGCAATATCAACACCCAGTCCTTTAATCATCTGTGGAAAAACTGCTTTGATCCGGGGACAGGGACGATAGTTCCGATATCTCTTCATCGTTAGCTTCATATCCTCCTTGTGCTGCAACATTTAATGCAAGTCCCAGCGAGACGACATGCTTGGAACGCGGCATCTGGCCGGCATAATACCCACTTTCTTCGGTGTAATACACATAATCGAGACTGACAGGGCCAGCCATTACTCCCAGACCGAAGGTCGGATACCCCTGATTGATTCCACCGCGTAAGGCAAGGTATTGAAGATCGATTTCCGCTCCAAGATGGATTTTTTTTCCAAATTGTTCGTATTTCTCTGTTTTTTCTTCAAAACCCCACAGGTCGGTGATTTCAAAGGAAGCGATAATGCTGCGTAAAAAGGCCAAATTTTCAATAGGAGGGACATAGTAGGCACATCCCAGATCGAGCCGGGGCACGAAAACCCGGCCTCCTACCACACCAAACAGGTCCTTTACCGAATAAGCAAGACGGAATCCCGGAAAGAGATCATGCATGAATCCGATATCAAAACTTGCGCCGTGCTGAAGGTTTGACAGGTCGCCAATCACACCGAAAGGAGATTTTGATGCCTCCTCAAAGTAAAAGAATGTCTCGGAATAGGTGGTTATTCTACTGTCCAGATCGGAGCGTTGGAGGTACTCCAGAGAAACACCAAAATGATTGGATTCGTGTTTCAACGGGATACCAACCGCCCAGGTAAAAACCAGATCCCGTCTTCCTCTAAACCCGAGTTTGGGTATGAAATGGCCTGTTTCGATACGGAGTCCAATGGGCCAGACACTGTAGATACCGAATCCCAGATTTTTTGTGGCCACGGTTATTTCGGGTATATATTCTACACCGGCCCAGTAACCGTCTCTGCTGCTTATATCATCCATAAACTGCGTATTTCCGGCGATAGTTTCAATATCGCTCATTTCATCCTTATACTTTCCGAGCAGTTCGAGATAATCAAAAAATTCACCGTCAATGGCAAATATCAAAGGACGGCTCGAGATCTGGACTTTATCCCGCAATAATCCCAATCCGGCCGGATTATGGAAAATGGCAGTCCGGTCGGTAGTTACCGCAACGGTAGTGTTTCCCATTCCCATGGAGCGGATACCATGATAATTTGGACCAGGAGGAGCTGCATTGATCGATAATGTCCAGACAATAACTATAGCGGAAATATGTATTACCCATGAGGCGGCCTGTTTCATCATTAATTGACCTCCCGAATCTTTTTCCAGTATTTAAGTAAATCTTCTTTAGCGCCCTCAAGACGGCTGATAAGAACGTCACGATATGGTTCCGGTGGAATCGCACTCGTTTTGGCAACATCCTCATCGATAAGACCGTCGCCGTCATTATCGAGTCCATCGAACCATTCCTCATCAATTCCATAATCGCCGCCCTGTAATTCTGTTGAAGAATTTCCGGTGTAGCTGCCGATGGAATCTTTAGATAAGGCGGTGGTATCGTAATCAGGATGATAGGACGGCAATGTTTTGTTGCGTTGTTGCAGGGCCTGGGCAATCAGTAGATACTTGTGTTGTTTTAACAGTGTCGTATCGAACGTTATATCCATAGTGAAAGAATTATCCACATCGTTCCATATCAGCTTACTTCCCTCGTGTAAGGAGTCGGCAGGATTGGTATCGATAAAATCGCCGTCGTCATCAAGGGTATCATCGATAATCCGGGTGTCTTCGTCGATCAGACCATCGAAATCATTATCGATCCCATCCATGATCTCTTCATCGACGCCCCAGTCACCGAAAATAAACTCATAAGTGTGGTCGCCCTTATAGCGGTAGCGGTGATAGGCAGAATCGGTGGTATCGACCCATTCATACAAATCGGGATTCTGTGCCCGATGAGCCGAATCGCCGATATGCATCTCTCCCGAACCTCCATTACCCAGAACAATGTCGATTTTATCGTCCTGGTCCCAGTCAATCCAGATCATACGAGCGATGTGCCCGTCACCGTCGGTATCGTAATAATCTCCATCGTTGTCCCGGAGATCATCATAATAATAATAGGGGAGAACCTTCTTGAAATTGACGATCATATCATGCACACCTTGTCCCATGGTCGTGTCGATTTGATTGTTTGTTTTCTCGGCGCCCCACTTGAGGTCTGCTCTGAAAAGGCTGTCGCTTTCATTAGCTTTTTCAAGTGAATTGATAAGGGAATCGAGTTTGGGATTGATATCCTTGGGATCATTGGAAATCTGTTTCAAGCTGTCGAGATCCATGCTGTCGAGTGACGGGATATCATCAACCAGAATTTTATATGCCTCCTGTTCATCGGTATATGGAGAATTCGGTTTGTAATCGAGAGTGTCGTTACTATTCAAGTCGATTATGCTCAGAATTGTTTTAATGCTTATCTCAATCAGATAATCGCTTTCATACTGTTTCCGGAGAATAACCCGGTCCATTTTCGGACAGGAGTCCAGGCATTCCTCCTGATCACAGTCTCCCATACATGAATTTTCACAATAATCGTAACAATCGTAGGCTTCGTTGATCTTGTCCAGATATCTGATCGCCTGTGAGACCGCATCGTAGATACGTTTCCGTTCGCTGTAAACCGAGTCGATCAGACGGGCCGGATGGCCGTCTCTGTCAACAGTCATTGTATTCAGCGGTCTTCCCAGAGAGTCCTGATAGAGAAAGGGGACGTTTTTTTTCTTTTCCTCAGGAGGATTGACTTCATCCCATACTTCATCCAAATCCACATCGGCGATACGGAGGATGCATTTCCCTTTGTAAAAATATGCTTCTGATTTGCTGCTGTCCATTTCGAGCGCTTTGTCGAACAGACGGGCGGCTTCGCGCCAGTCTTCGGTAGTTGTGGCAGTACGTATGGCGAGTTTCCCTTCTAAAATAACGCCCTCGGCGCCGCGGCGTTCGGCAAAATCTTCCCGTCGGTCTTCAGATGGTGCAAAAATGTTGCAAAATAGAGTAGTGCTCCCGATGAGAAGAACAACAATGCGCAGATGTCTAAACAGGCACATAAGCCATTCCTTTAAAAATTATTGTTAAGGGGGTTGTATTTCCAGATAATGTCATAAGGATTGTTTCTAAGTTTAAGTATATCATTAATATAAAAAAAAGGAATGAATAACCGTTAATAAAAATTAATATTAATTATTTCTGCGATTTAGAGAAAATTTTGTATTATAAAAAGACAGAACCGCTTGTCGGTATTAATCTTATGTCTATTTTATTATGCATTGCCCCCAGGCGTCTTTTATCTTACAATAATAACAGACTGCCTTCAAGGGGGCTATACGGGCAATAGAGTATCCCGGCCGTTATGGGATTAAGTGAAAGATAACAAAACATAATGGGCTATCGAGTCTTAAGAAGCGTTTGTTTCCTTAAAGCATTCATGGTTACTCTGCTTGCTTTCCAGACCGCCCCCGCCGATTCGAATGGTAACCCTTCTATTCTTGTGCTCTGTTCTTACCACGAAGGGCATCTCTGGACAGGTCAGGAGCTTGATGGTGAACGGAAAGTTATTCTCAAAGCATTCCCCGATGCCGAGATTTTTGTTGAGTTCATGGACTGGAAACGATTTCCTACCGATGGAAATGTGAAGAGATTCAGGGATAATCTAATCGGGAAATACCACTCGAATGATTTTAATTTGATTGTGGCAAATGATAACACCGCTTTGAATTTTGCATTCCACAATCGACCGGATTTATTCCCGGGTACACCGGTAATTTTTGCCGGAATCAACGGATTTGAGGAGATAGCT
The window above is part of the Chitinivibrionales bacterium genome. Proteins encoded here:
- a CDS encoding tetratricopeptide repeat protein, translating into MHAFKYLLFITTDVIVSFSGRCSVAYPHFFSRCISFKRSILTLFIFVFLSKPILSANESESVFNLAERFYRDSFYNAALEQYQKYLDIKKRAPENDPGAYFKIAYCQYKMDNASQAATSFEKFIELFPRNDKIMEAMFLAGVTRKATGDYKQASDWFYGVWSRFVGSAKAQEALYEAARCAEKDKNTDRAIELYDVYFRRFPRNKISGNVALSLAGLLIENKEYSRAKKVLSKAEKRTSPDKTFPARLSYYKAILARNMQKNDKAAGYFAEMYEKHEGFFPEFEEAYKVYLTFLNNRKAYKASLPVYKRLASFYEKKNIDLSTGFLLSWAENSRKAKEYTTAEELYRKILLAAPSHSLKVTINYRIAECQAGRNDITQAIATLQNLAIIDSAGEYGTMAWLKAGDLYYGRELYPSAIMAYRKYLQAPGAPNKDKVLYRIAKTYEEKYQRYGAALREFENLLKLYPSSHYSHRATFSLARCHAELKDYKAAIRHYEYLLESGAEKDLIDEAEKHIRYLKVFKITDPDAAMQALTELMEVPAESLPQWKRLHRTAAIYALHLKQYDKALDIYDKLSAANPAPPASALPEITFHRASVYRNLFEKSDYDNDQAAADYAKEKAETLYKEILERFGSSPYADDAAFQIMMLGKPDISSCEQFLSTYPESKYQAEVLLTLARHYD
- the acpS gene encoding holo-[acyl-carrier-protein] synthase gives rise to the protein MLQHKEDMKLTMKRYRNYRPCPRIKAVFPQMIKGLGVDIADSNRIAGMLEKYGDHFITKAFTTEEIRYCSTRADPPLHYAGRWAAKEAFYKALPESCQKLSTWKSVEIRAEDFRAPFIRICNDKLNETMKNSEIDRVHLSISHDRNLCIATVILE